One genomic segment of Chitinophaga parva includes these proteins:
- a CDS encoding SprB repeat-containing protein: MFFETGEQALSAHGRGMGGADDLGRAAREGIAGDTTVVPENNTTLDTPGVNKVDTTGASNVLAAGSRDTMYMKPQEQLQLSAVADSSQVAVAVATPAAPPAPLFIGHDTTICAGMVILLHAGTGFRRYEWSTGDTTESIIANAGQYQVNATDSLGVHVSNIRQVHAAARPELGITSRPIDCKHASATLTLHPDGGAGGPYAFALEGGAFTRGPLFPGMAPGDYVFRVRDSLGCLSAPEPFTVKGFPERTLLTSAMVSGARCPGSDDGSIQVNIDHGTPPFTFALDGQAARSNNVFSHVFAGQHTVIVQSDFCADTLQVTVSGRAPLHFSPVVGDETSLHNGRIALRPGGGTPPYDISWDQVPVKDTVLLHLPAGIYTVHLVDGFGCGADTSIVVRGRVPAANGPVAAGRKSRKGKEGQKK, encoded by the coding sequence ATGTTTTTTGAAACAGGTGAGCAGGCGCTTTCCGCGCATGGGCGCGGGATGGGTGGCGCAGATGATCTGGGGCGCGCTGCGCGCGAAGGGATAGCGGGTGATACGACCGTGGTGCCGGAAAACAATACAACCCTGGATACACCTGGTGTTAACAAAGTGGATACCACCGGCGCAAGCAACGTCTTAGCAGCAGGAAGCCGGGATACGATGTATATGAAACCGCAGGAGCAGCTGCAATTGTCTGCTGTAGCGGATTCCAGCCAGGTTGCTGTTGCAGTTGCAACACCGGCAGCACCACCGGCACCACTTTTCATTGGCCATGATACCACTATCTGCGCGGGCATGGTCATCCTGCTGCACGCAGGTACCGGTTTCCGGCGCTACGAGTGGTCTACCGGTGATACCACGGAAAGTATCATCGCAAATGCAGGCCAGTACCAGGTAAATGCTACGGACAGCCTGGGAGTGCACGTGAGCAATATACGACAGGTGCATGCCGCCGCAAGGCCGGAACTGGGCATTACCAGCCGGCCCATTGACTGTAAACATGCTTCTGCCACGCTTACCCTGCACCCGGACGGGGGCGCCGGCGGGCCTTACGCCTTTGCCCTGGAAGGTGGCGCTTTTACCCGTGGCCCGCTTTTTCCCGGCATGGCGCCGGGTGATTATGTATTCCGGGTGCGGGATAGCCTGGGATGCCTGTCTGCCCCCGAGCCCTTTACCGTAAAGGGTTTCCCGGAGCGTACATTGCTTACCTCTGCCATGGTCAGTGGTGCGCGTTGCCCGGGTAGCGACGATGGCTCCATCCAGGTAAATATTGACCACGGCACGCCTCCTTTCACCTTTGCGCTGGATGGGCAGGCGGCGCGGTCCAACAATGTATTCAGCCATGTTTTTGCAGGACAGCATACCGTTATTGTGCAGAGTGATTTTTGTGCAGATACGCTGCAGGTTACGGTGAGCGGGCGTGCGCCCCTGCATTTTTCGCCGGTGGTGGGAGATGAGACCAGTTTGCATAACGGCCGCATCGCCTTGCGCCCTGGCGGTGGTACGCCGCCTTATGATATTTCCTGGGACCAGGTGCCGGTGAAGGATACCGTGTTGTTGCATTTGCCGGCGGGTATTTATACGGTGCACCTGGTGGATGGTTTTGGTTGTGGGGCGGATACGAGTATCGTGGTGCGGGGTAGGGTGCCGGCGGCGAATGGTCCGGTGGCGGCAGGGCGGAAATCCAGAAAGGGAAAAGAGGGGCAAAAGAAGTGA
- the trxA gene encoding thioredoxin yields the protein MALEFTDSNFQTEVLSSEQLSVVDFWAEWCGPCRAIGPVVEELSKDYAGKVKVGKVNVDQNPQLSVAYGITSIPAILFIKNGEVVDKQVGAAPRSVLEKKIQAHL from the coding sequence ATGGCACTCGAATTCACAGACTCAAACTTTCAGACAGAAGTGTTAAGCTCTGAACAGTTGAGCGTAGTAGATTTCTGGGCAGAATGGTGCGGTCCCTGTCGCGCAATCGGTCCCGTAGTTGAGGAACTGTCTAAGGACTATGCTGGCAAAGTAAAAGTTGGCAAAGTGAACGTAGATCAGAACCCGCAACTGTCTGTTGCTTACGGTATCACCAGCATTCCCGCTATCCTGTTCATTAAGAACGGCGAAGTGGTGGATAAACAAGTAGGTGCTGCTCCCCGCTCCGTACTCGAGAAAAAAATACAGGCTCACCTGTAA
- the dnaE gene encoding DNA polymerase III subunit alpha, giving the protein MKFSHLHVHTQYSLLDGAADIKGLYKKSMASGMPALAITDHGNMFGAFQFVAEAYNHKLNPEDPKDKRLKVKPIVGCEFYLVENRHKRAFTRDEKDIRYHQVLLAKDEVGYKNLIKLCSLGYMEGLYGKYPRIDKELILQYHEGLIATTCCLGASVPKVILKKGEEAGEKEFKWWLDIFGEDYYVELQRHGIPEQEQVNVVLLKLAEKYNVKVIASNDSHYVDQEDANAHDILLCINTGEKKSTPTMKEFSDDEASPKNTRFAFYNDQFYFKTTEEMTALFHDLPAAIDNTNEIVDKVKLLDLKRDILLPNFPIPKEFFTQDHYLRHLTMEGARARYAEITPEVEERLNFELDVIEKMGFAGYFLIVSDFIKAGRDLGVFIGPGRGSAAGSAVAYCIGITNIDPIKYNLLFERFLNPERKSMPDIDTDFDDEGRQKVIDYVVQKYGKNQVAQIITYGTMAAKMSIKDVARVMDLPLPDSNGLAKLVPDKPGIQLDRIFNAPLEGEKSLADKEGLGGEDIENVKKLRELIKGDDLQGEVLREACVLEGSVRNTGIHAAGIIIAPQDLHDLIPVSTAKDSDLLVTQFEGSIIESAGVIKMDFLGLKTLTIIKGALNMIKANYGVEIDIDYIPLDDPKTYELYQKGETNGTFQFESPGMQKYLRELKPDRFDDLIAMNALYRPGPIEYIPTFIRRKHGLEVTTYDIDAMEEYLSDTYGINVYQEQVMLLSQKLAGFSKGDADVLRKAMGKKQKAVLDKMKSQFMAGCAERGHDTKAADKVWTDWEAFASYAFNKSHSTCYALVAYQTAYLKAHYPAEYMSAVLNNASSIEKITFFMEECKRMGIEVLQPDVNESFKGFAVNSRGAIRVGLAGLKGVGEAAIENLIEERTKGGPYTSIFDMIKRVNQRMVNKKSLEAMVMSGAFDCFPALHRAQYFHKPEGDTMTGLDKIVKFGNQVAAGGTTVGSLFAMDDMPAVEPPKIAPCDPWPLIIKLNHERDVTGIYISGHPLDDYKFELQHYKMDPIQKLLDYQAEITTPGSTGGRSRERNFRLAVFVTSAVERISRNNRQFGVLTVEDYSGKFEFALWSEDFIRFSSYMKTGLCLYINGGFKSKRFNENEYEFKINGIQLLQEVKKTHTKSVVLVTMPKLLTKSTVDFLVDNASRHPGSAELFIQLIDRDDNLAIKLHTFNRHLEMNDELASFLGKQRDIDTYIEILNR; this is encoded by the coding sequence ATGAAATTTTCGCACTTACACGTACATACCCAATATTCCCTGCTGGACGGCGCTGCCGACATCAAGGGATTGTATAAAAAGTCCATGGCCAGCGGCATGCCGGCACTGGCCATTACCGACCATGGCAACATGTTCGGTGCTTTCCAGTTTGTAGCAGAGGCCTATAACCATAAGCTTAATCCCGAAGATCCCAAGGACAAACGCCTGAAAGTGAAACCTATTGTGGGCTGCGAGTTCTATCTCGTGGAAAACCGCCACAAGCGGGCCTTTACAAGGGATGAAAAAGATATCCGCTATCACCAGGTACTGCTGGCCAAGGACGAGGTAGGCTATAAAAACCTCATCAAGCTCTGTTCCCTCGGCTACATGGAAGGCCTGTACGGTAAATATCCCCGCATCGACAAGGAACTGATCCTCCAGTACCATGAAGGCCTCATTGCCACCACCTGCTGCCTGGGCGCCTCCGTGCCCAAGGTGATCCTGAAAAAAGGAGAAGAAGCCGGCGAAAAAGAATTTAAATGGTGGCTGGATATTTTTGGCGAAGATTACTACGTGGAGCTGCAACGCCACGGCATTCCCGAACAGGAACAGGTGAACGTGGTGCTGTTGAAGCTTGCTGAAAAATATAATGTGAAGGTGATCGCTTCCAATGACTCCCACTACGTGGACCAGGAAGATGCCAACGCGCATGACATCCTGCTTTGCATCAACACCGGTGAGAAAAAGAGCACGCCCACCATGAAGGAATTCTCGGATGACGAGGCCTCCCCGAAGAACACCCGCTTTGCTTTCTACAACGACCAGTTCTACTTCAAGACCACGGAAGAAATGACGGCATTGTTCCATGACCTGCCCGCGGCGATTGACAATACCAACGAGATAGTGGATAAAGTGAAGCTGCTGGACCTGAAGCGCGATATCCTGCTGCCCAACTTCCCCATTCCCAAAGAATTCTTTACACAGGACCACTACCTGCGCCACCTCACTATGGAAGGCGCCCGCGCCCGCTATGCGGAGATCACGCCGGAAGTGGAAGAGCGCCTCAACTTTGAGCTGGATGTAATTGAGAAAATGGGGTTTGCCGGTTACTTCCTCATCGTGTCGGACTTCATCAAGGCCGGGCGCGACCTGGGGGTGTTCATTGGCCCGGGGCGTGGCTCTGCGGCGGGTTCCGCGGTGGCCTATTGCATTGGGATCACCAATATCGACCCTATTAAATACAACCTCCTGTTCGAACGTTTCCTTAACCCGGAACGCAAGAGCATGCCCGATATTGACACGGACTTCGACGATGAAGGCCGCCAGAAGGTAATTGATTACGTAGTACAGAAATATGGCAAGAACCAGGTAGCGCAGATCATCACCTACGGTACCATGGCCGCCAAGATGAGCATCAAGGACGTGGCCCGCGTAATGGACCTGCCCCTGCCCGATTCCAACGGGCTGGCCAAGCTGGTACCGGACAAGCCGGGCATCCAGCTGGACCGCATCTTCAACGCCCCGCTGGAGGGTGAAAAAAGCCTGGCCGATAAGGAAGGCCTGGGCGGCGAAGACATTGAAAACGTAAAAAAACTCCGGGAGCTGATCAAAGGCGACGACCTGCAGGGCGAAGTACTCCGCGAAGCCTGTGTACTGGAAGGCTCCGTGCGCAACACGGGCATCCACGCGGCGGGTATCATCATTGCCCCCCAAGACCTGCACGACCTCATTCCCGTGAGCACGGCCAAAGACTCCGACCTGCTGGTAACCCAGTTTGAAGGCAGCATTATTGAAAGTGCCGGCGTTATCAAGATGGACTTCCTGGGCCTCAAAACCCTCACCATTATTAAGGGTGCGCTGAATATGATCAAAGCGAACTACGGCGTGGAAATAGACATCGACTATATCCCGCTGGACGATCCCAAGACCTATGAGCTGTACCAAAAAGGCGAGACCAACGGTACATTCCAGTTTGAGTCGCCAGGTATGCAGAAATACCTGCGTGAACTGAAGCCCGACCGTTTTGATGACCTCATTGCCATGAACGCCCTGTACCGCCCCGGGCCTATCGAGTACATCCCCACCTTCATCCGCCGTAAACACGGCCTGGAAGTGACCACGTACGATATCGATGCCATGGAAGAATACTTAAGCGATACCTACGGCATTAACGTATACCAGGAACAGGTAATGCTGCTCAGCCAGAAACTGGCCGGCTTCTCCAAAGGCGATGCGGACGTACTGCGTAAGGCCATGGGTAAAAAGCAGAAAGCCGTACTGGACAAAATGAAATCCCAGTTCATGGCCGGCTGCGCCGAACGTGGGCATGATACCAAGGCAGCGGATAAAGTTTGGACGGACTGGGAAGCATTTGCCTCTTATGCGTTCAACAAATCCCACTCTACCTGCTACGCACTGGTGGCCTACCAGACGGCCTATCTCAAGGCCCACTACCCGGCCGAGTATATGTCTGCGGTATTGAACAACGCCAGCAGCATTGAAAAGATCACCTTCTTCATGGAAGAGTGCAAGCGTATGGGCATCGAGGTATTGCAGCCGGATGTGAATGAATCGTTCAAAGGCTTTGCGGTGAACAGCCGCGGCGCCATCCGCGTGGGCCTGGCCGGCCTCAAAGGCGTGGGTGAAGCAGCCATCGAGAACCTGATCGAGGAGCGCACAAAAGGCGGCCCTTACACCTCTATTTTCGACATGATCAAGCGCGTGAACCAGCGCATGGTGAATAAGAAATCACTGGAAGCCATGGTAATGTCCGGTGCATTTGACTGCTTCCCGGCCCTGCACCGCGCCCAGTACTTCCACAAGCCGGAAGGGGATACGATGACCGGGCTGGACAAGATCGTAAAATTTGGCAACCAGGTGGCCGCCGGTGGCACCACCGTGGGCAGCCTCTTTGCCATGGATGACATGCCCGCCGTGGAGCCGCCCAAGATAGCCCCCTGCGATCCCTGGCCGCTGATCATAAAACTGAACCATGAGCGGGATGTGACCGGCATCTACATTTCCGGCCACCCCCTGGACGATTATAAATTTGAGCTGCAGCACTACAAAATGGATCCCATCCAGAAGCTGCTGGACTACCAGGCAGAGATCACCACACCGGGCAGTACCGGCGGGCGCAGCCGGGAGCGCAATTTCCGCCTGGCGGTATTTGTGACCAGCGCGGTGGAACGCATTTCCCGTAACAACCGCCAGTTTGGCGTGCTTACCGTGGAAGACTACTCCGGCAAGTTTGAATTTGCCCTCTGGAGCGAAGACTTTATCCGTTTTTCCTCCTACATGAAAACCGGCCTTTGCCTGTACATCAACGGGGGCTTTAAGTCCAAACGCTTCAATGAGAATGAATACGAGTTCAAGATCAACGGCATACAGTTGCTGCAGGAAGTGAAGAAAACCCATACCAAAAGCGTGGTGCTGGTAACCATGCCCAAGCTGCTCACCAAGAGCACGGTAGACTTCCTGGTAGACAATGCATCCCGCCATCCTGGCAGCGCAGAGCTCTTCATACAGCTGATAGACCGGGACGATAACCTGGCCATTAAATTGCATACCTTCAACAGGCACCTGGAAATGAATGATGAATTAGCATCCTTCCTGGGGAAGCAGCGGGACATCGATACCTATATAGAGATTCTCAATAGGTAG
- a CDS encoding C40 family peptidase translates to MMIKFARTGLLALCSMWLLSACSSTKKTTSITRAAAPARTPTQMERLSGHKGSYNRGEDHQINRGLTFSNTYIENAHTWQFKYAQLVDVPVEEVMTNDRLYSFIDQWWGTPYHMGGKDKTGVDCSGFVNILLATVFQQSTSGTAAQLYEQTNRIASKDKLQQGDLVFFRIYRKRVSHVGYYLDNDKFVHASTTGGVMISDLNEPYWKKYYAGGGRL, encoded by the coding sequence ATGATGATAAAGTTCGCCCGGACCGGTTTGCTGGCTTTGTGCAGTATGTGGCTGCTCAGCGCCTGTTCCTCGACGAAGAAGACTACTTCCATTACCAGGGCCGCGGCGCCGGCCCGCACGCCCACGCAGATGGAGCGCCTGTCTGGCCATAAAGGCAGTTACAACAGGGGAGAGGACCACCAGATCAACCGTGGGCTGACCTTCAGCAACACGTATATTGAAAATGCACATACCTGGCAGTTCAAATATGCGCAGCTGGTGGATGTGCCGGTGGAAGAAGTGATGACCAATGACCGGTTGTACAGCTTTATAGACCAGTGGTGGGGCACGCCCTATCACATGGGTGGCAAGGACAAGACGGGGGTAGACTGTTCCGGTTTTGTGAATATCCTGCTGGCCACTGTGTTCCAGCAGAGCACTTCCGGCACGGCGGCACAGTTGTATGAGCAGACGAACCGCATTGCCAGCAAAGATAAATTGCAGCAGGGCGACCTGGTATTTTTCCGCATTTACAGGAAACGGGTTAGTCATGTGGGGTATTACCTGGACAACGATAAATTTGTGCATGCCTCTACCACGGGGGGCGTGATGATCAGTGACCTGAATGAGCCGTACTGGAAAAAATACTATGCCGGCGGGGGGCGATTGTAG
- a CDS encoding class I SAM-dependent methyltransferase, whose protein sequence is MVKSPITKQEAKLITTFPTDRIIEGYRIHEKVDVRRFFEGIDEIGLYQCQQTGYRFFHPSSIFGDGKFYEDLERENEAYYPKKKWEHQYVASQVKASEKVLEVGAGDGFFLEILRKRGIHATGLELNDKAIEAGRANGLDMHNELIQTHADVHAGEYDVLCAFQVLEHIYDVDDFLKACLKAVKKGGRVIFGVPNNNPYLYKHNKWDLLNLPPHHAGHWSPAAFRALPGYYDVHISKLIVERLHYKLGQYKIWYLAQRDYYLETKPWLGKLMSAVPRPLYKMLTAAVSPFIQGRNIIVIFTKTK, encoded by the coding sequence ATGGTCAAGAGCCCGATCACAAAACAGGAAGCCAAATTGATAACCACTTTCCCCACAGACAGGATCATTGAAGGATACCGTATACACGAAAAAGTGGACGTTCGCCGTTTTTTTGAAGGTATCGACGAAATAGGGTTATATCAATGTCAACAGACGGGTTACCGCTTTTTTCACCCCTCTTCCATCTTCGGAGATGGCAAATTTTATGAAGATCTGGAAAGGGAAAATGAAGCATATTATCCCAAGAAAAAATGGGAACACCAGTATGTGGCCAGCCAGGTAAAGGCAAGCGAAAAAGTACTGGAAGTGGGAGCGGGTGATGGTTTTTTCCTGGAAATCCTCCGTAAAAGGGGCATCCACGCCACCGGTCTGGAATTAAATGATAAGGCCATTGAAGCCGGTCGTGCCAACGGACTGGATATGCATAATGAGTTGATCCAGACCCACGCAGATGTGCATGCCGGAGAATACGATGTGCTCTGCGCTTTCCAGGTATTGGAACATATTTACGACGTGGACGATTTCCTGAAAGCCTGTCTCAAGGCAGTAAAGAAAGGTGGCCGCGTTATTTTCGGTGTGCCTAACAACAATCCGTATCTCTACAAGCATAATAAGTGGGACCTGCTCAACCTGCCTCCCCATCATGCAGGACATTGGAGCCCAGCGGCATTCCGGGCATTGCCGGGTTATTATGATGTGCATATTTCCAAACTGATAGTGGAACGGCTGCACTATAAGCTGGGCCAATACAAGATCTGGTATCTTGCTCAGCGCGATTATTATCTGGAAACCAAGCCCTGGCTGGGAAAACTCATGTCTGCCGTGCCCCGCCCACTATATAAGATGCTCACTGCGGCCGTGTCGCCATTTATTCAGGGCCGGAACATCATTGTGATATTTACAAAAACTAAGTAA
- a CDS encoding glycosyltransferase family 4 protein: protein MAQRKPHLLFIGHEGSFSGAPILLLNLMLLVKEEVDITLVVRRDGPYVKEYARHFPVMVLKSAGYGKGGILKRLGDMARNRWQLARLFARMPRIDLVFNNTIVNGKLLKTLAFFKKPVATYVHELDEVIKAYLPTGDAALTFTHTRQFVYPSLKVKQVLQSIGNVPEQRLQALNYYFPVDMSLVHMPSAFNAYLGDFRLRYGLEDASMVVGGMGLVSQRKGTDIFVETCAAVVKENPDIRFCWIGSFESPEEEARYRKMLMDKGLQRHLVFTGPLPHSYYNTIPFDVFFLSSREDPYPLVVLEAAFMGVPSVCFAGGGGIPEFVGNDAGWVLPQMTAAAAARLLLGLYNDLDAREQKGKQAMRKGLALHGDPTLVVSQFRAIIDPLLDL, encoded by the coding sequence TTGGCACAGCGCAAACCACACCTGCTTTTTATCGGGCATGAAGGCTCCTTCAGCGGCGCGCCCATCCTGCTGCTTAACCTGATGCTGCTGGTAAAAGAGGAAGTCGATATCACGCTAGTGGTGCGCAGGGATGGACCTTATGTAAAAGAGTATGCCAGGCATTTCCCGGTAATGGTATTGAAGTCCGCCGGCTATGGTAAGGGCGGCATTTTAAAGCGCCTGGGAGATATGGCAAGGAACCGCTGGCAACTGGCCCGTCTTTTTGCCCGCATGCCCCGTATAGACCTGGTATTCAACAACACGATCGTGAACGGGAAGCTGCTTAAAACGCTGGCCTTCTTCAAAAAGCCCGTGGCCACGTATGTACACGAGCTGGATGAAGTGATCAAAGCCTACCTGCCCACGGGGGACGCCGCTCTCACCTTTACACATACACGCCAGTTTGTCTATCCTTCGCTGAAAGTGAAGCAGGTACTGCAGTCCATTGGGAATGTACCGGAGCAGCGGCTGCAAGCGCTGAATTATTATTTTCCCGTGGATATGTCGCTGGTACACATGCCTTCCGCATTCAATGCTTACTTAGGCGATTTCCGGTTGCGTTACGGATTGGAAGATGCAAGCATGGTAGTAGGTGGAATGGGACTTGTTTCCCAGCGTAAAGGCACCGATATTTTTGTGGAGACCTGTGCAGCCGTTGTGAAAGAAAATCCTGACATCCGTTTTTGCTGGATTGGTAGTTTTGAGTCCCCGGAAGAAGAAGCGCGCTACAGGAAAATGTTGATGGATAAAGGATTACAGAGACACTTGGTTTTTACCGGGCCCCTGCCACATAGCTACTACAATACAATTCCCTTCGACGTGTTCTTCCTTTCCTCGCGTGAAGATCCTTACCCGCTGGTAGTGTTGGAGGCCGCATTTATGGGCGTGCCTTCCGTGTGTTTTGCCGGCGGCGGCGGCATACCTGAGTTTGTGGGGAATGATGCAGGCTGGGTCTTGCCCCAAATGACCGCGGCGGCGGCTGCCCGACTATTGTTGGGCCTTTACAACGACCTGGACGCCCGTGAACAGAAGGGGAAACAAGCCATGCGGAAAGGCCTTGCACTGCATGGAGATCCCACCCTAGTGGTCTCCCAGTTCCGCGCTATCATAGATCCCTTACTAGACCTATGA
- a CDS encoding lipopolysaccharide biosynthesis protein codes for MGIIRKQSITSTLFIYIGFAIGAINTLLFTGKYFTEAQYGLTRELFDLSTTFFALSNLGGISILYRFYPYYRDRLPLQERDLFTKMLMLSLSGYIVIGILAYVFQGFIGQYFIVNSPLLVHYLYTVYPMTLFYLLFSMLEAQAWNHFSSIAANFFKELGLRLLTTVLIALYIFKWIDFNQFIIAYSFLYGIIFLGLLFYLYRKGQISLTFKTSKITRRMYKKMMPFASFVFFASLFTMLARNFDGFIISSVLSLTQTGIFNFANYLTSLMEGPQRGLVSVSVVVIAQAWKDKDMERIASIYRKTALNMLLFAGFLFGLVLLNLHAAFEVFHIKASFLQGEMVLVFLGLTKMVELGTGVNAQIIATSRYWRVDFISTVSLLLMLIPLNYILIRHFGITGSAMATLIAYFFFNLVRYIFIWVKFDMQPFTWRNGAVLVILAVNFFIVRLLVDVSNPLLDIACKSALFTGLNAAVLLSLHISEDANKLWSMGLEKVKAIISRS; via the coding sequence ATGGGTATTATCAGAAAACAAAGTATTACTTCAACACTTTTTATTTATATCGGTTTTGCCATTGGCGCCATCAACACATTATTATTTACCGGAAAATATTTCACGGAAGCCCAGTACGGGCTCACCCGCGAGTTGTTTGATCTGAGCACGACCTTTTTTGCATTGTCCAACCTGGGTGGTATTTCCATCCTGTACCGCTTTTATCCGTACTACCGCGACCGGCTGCCTCTGCAAGAGCGGGACCTGTTCACTAAAATGCTCATGTTGTCGTTATCCGGCTACATTGTCATTGGCATTTTGGCTTATGTGTTCCAGGGCTTTATCGGGCAATATTTTATTGTGAACTCCCCATTACTGGTACATTACCTCTATACTGTTTACCCCATGACTTTATTCTACCTGCTGTTTTCCATGCTGGAAGCGCAGGCCTGGAACCACTTTTCATCCATAGCTGCCAATTTCTTCAAAGAGCTGGGGCTCCGCCTGCTTACTACAGTGCTGATAGCGCTGTATATTTTCAAATGGATCGATTTCAACCAGTTCATTATTGCCTACTCTTTTTTATACGGCATCATCTTTCTGGGACTACTTTTTTACTTATACCGCAAAGGACAGATCTCGCTTACTTTCAAGACCAGCAAGATCACGCGGCGCATGTATAAAAAGATGATGCCCTTTGCCAGCTTTGTATTTTTTGCCTCTCTGTTCACCATGCTGGCCCGCAATTTTGACGGGTTTATAATCTCCAGCGTTTTAAGCCTCACACAAACAGGTATCTTCAATTTTGCCAATTACCTGACGTCTTTGATGGAAGGGCCCCAGCGCGGACTGGTGTCTGTATCAGTGGTGGTGATAGCGCAGGCGTGGAAAGACAAGGACATGGAGCGCATTGCCAGTATTTACCGGAAAACTGCCCTGAACATGCTGCTTTTTGCCGGCTTTCTTTTTGGCCTGGTGCTGTTAAACCTTCATGCAGCCTTCGAGGTGTTCCACATCAAAGCTTCGTTTTTACAGGGGGAAATGGTACTGGTTTTTCTCGGCCTTACCAAGATGGTGGAACTCGGTACCGGCGTAAATGCCCAGATCATTGCCACCTCCCGTTACTGGCGGGTAGATTTCATTTCCACTGTATCCCTGCTGCTTATGCTCATCCCATTGAACTACATCCTGATCCGGCACTTCGGCATCACCGGTTCTGCCATGGCCACGCTCATTGCTTACTTCTTCTTTAATCTCGTGCGCTATATTTTCATTTGGGTAAAATTTGACATGCAGCCTTTCACCTGGCGCAATGGTGCGGTGCTGGTGATCCTGGCAGTCAATTTTTTCATTGTACGGCTCCTGGTAGATGTATCTAATCCACTCCTTGACATTGCCTGCAAATCAGCCCTGTTTACAGGGTTAAACGCCGCGGTGCTGCTCAGCCTTCACATCTCTGAAGACGCTAATAAATTGTGGAGTATGGGACTGGAAAAAGTAAAAGCAATAATAAGCAGGTCATAG
- a CDS encoding glycosyltransferase yields the protein MISVIICAPDRNRAAGIAAHVAATIGLPHEVLLVPDALAQGGMCPAYNNAAIQAQYPLLCFMHDDVELHTPDWGLRVLAHFEADPTLGLIGLAGSRYKSAVLSGWASGRPQYDCCNVLQSTPGGAPARVWLHPGDAADMRVPVKTLDGVWLCTRKSVWEQVRFSSSIPGFHFYDIDFSLRVSQHFTVANVYDVDLLHFSKGNFGDAWISNAIRFHQEWNTVPLPTSIDTAPAGTEVAVQHFWLNRLLKEPISGTLRRRWLRLNKVVQTPALWKEGFKFFIFPAWQRLKKG from the coding sequence ATGATCTCCGTTATCATCTGTGCTCCCGATAGAAACCGTGCCGCCGGCATCGCCGCCCACGTAGCCGCCACCATTGGCCTGCCGCACGAAGTGCTGCTGGTGCCCGATGCCCTGGCCCAGGGCGGTATGTGCCCCGCGTACAATAATGCCGCCATCCAGGCCCAATATCCCCTGCTCTGCTTCATGCATGATGATGTGGAGCTGCATACACCGGATTGGGGACTGCGGGTGCTGGCCCATTTTGAGGCAGATCCCACCCTCGGCCTCATTGGCCTGGCGGGCAGCCGGTACAAAAGCGCCGTGCTTTCCGGCTGGGCCAGCGGCCGCCCCCAGTATGATTGCTGCAATGTGCTGCAATCCACGCCCGGCGGAGCCCCCGCCAGGGTATGGCTACACCCCGGCGATGCCGCAGACATGCGCGTGCCCGTAAAGACACTGGATGGTGTATGGCTTTGCACCCGCAAGTCCGTGTGGGAGCAGGTGCGCTTCAGCAGCAGCATCCCGGGCTTCCATTTTTATGACATCGACTTCAGCCTGCGTGTAAGCCAGCACTTCACCGTGGCTAATGTATATGACGTAGACCTGCTGCACTTTTCAAAAGGTAACTTTGGCGATGCCTGGATCTCCAATGCCATCCGTTTCCACCAGGAGTGGAATACCGTACCTTTGCCCACCAGCATAGATACCGCGCCGGCTGGCACGGAAGTGGCCGTACAGCATTTCTGGCTCAACCGGCTGCTAAAGGAGCCTATCAGCGGCACCCTGCGCCGGCGGTGGCTGAGGCTCAACAAGGTGGTTCAAACACCCGCCCTGTGGAAAGAAGGCTTTAAATTTTTTATTTTCCCGGCCTGGCAACGGCTCAAAAAAGGATAA